Sequence from the Rhizomicrobium sp. genome:
TCGGCCGGCTACGGCACCGGGAACCCGCATGACGGGCTCGATTACTTCTACTTCGGATCCTTCGGAAACAACTATGTCGACGACGGTCAGGTGAAGCGCTACCGCAACTACGACAGCTTCCCCGGCTTCGACATCGACGCGATCAGCGCCCAGAGTTTCGTGAAGGCCGTGGGCGAGTGGAATCTGCCGCCCATACGGTTCAGCGACATCGGCAATGCGGGATTCTATCTGAGCTCGGTTCGCCCCGCTTTGTTCGCCGGCGTGCTGCTGGGCGATCCGGGACGCACCGCGTCGCATACTTATGAGAGCCTCGGATTCCAGCTCGACTGGAATTTCACCATAGCGGTGCGGCTGCCGATGACGTTCTCCATCGGCTATGCGCGGGGCTTCAGCGACAGCAGCATCACCAGCCGCCACGACGAGATCCTGGCGTCGCTGAAAATCCTCTAGGAAGGGAGCATGACGACGCAATTCCTCATCGAGGCGCCCATCGCCCTGGTGCCCGTCCTCGCATTCCTGGGGATTCTGCTTTATTTCGACAGCTACCGGCTCATAAGCCTGGGCGAAATGGTCCAGACCATCGCCGCCGGTTTCGCGCTTGCCGTCGCCGCTTACTTCATCAACGGCTATCTGATTCAGCATCTGAAGATCGACTACGGCACGTACAGCCATGTCTGCGGCCCGGTCGTCGAGGAACTGCTCAAATGCGCCGCGCTCGTCATCCTGTTCGAGCGCAACCGCATCGGCTTCATGATCGACGCGACGATCATGGGCTTCGCCGTCGGGACCGGCTTCGCGCTGTTCGAGAACATCTACTTCCTGCAGACGCTTCAGGACGCCGCGTTCGGCGACTGGATCATCCGCGGCTTCGGCACGGCGATCATGCATGGCGGCGCGACCGCGCTGTTCGCGATCCTGTCGCAGTCCCTGATCGAGCGCAGGGGCGCGCTGGGCTTCGCGTATTTCATTCCGGCTTTCGTCGCGGCGAGCGCGGTCCATGTGACGTACAACCTGTTCACGGGCGTTCCGATGCTCTCGACCATGGTCGTGCTGCTCTGCCTGCCGCCGATCTTCCTGATCATCTTTTCCAAGAGCGAATATGCCGTCCATCAATGGCTGGTGCACGATTACGCGTCCCATCAGCAATTGCTGGACGACATCAACTCGGGGCGCTTCACCCATAGCGAGGCGGGGCGGTTCATCCTCAGCCTGACGAGGCGCTTCGACCAATCCGTCATCGACGACATCTTCGAGTACCTTAAGCTGCATACCATTATCGTGCTTCGTACCGAGGCGATCGCGCTGGCGCGCGAGAAAAACGAGAAGCCGCAAGTGCCGCCCGAACATCGGGAGGACCTGAAGCGGCTCGATATGCTGGAAAGGAAGATCGGACCCACCGCCATGATGGCGCTCTGGCCGCACCTGCATTTCAGCCGGCGCGAGCTTTGGGAACTGCACGAGGCCGGCGCCTAGCGTCGCCCGCCGCGTTTCACGCGCGCGCCGCGCGCCCTTTTCCCGCCGTCTGCCAGATCAGAAACGCATAGGTGTCGGCGGCTTCGCGATCCTGCTGGGCGCGCGTGGAGCCGATGCCGTGACCGGCGTCGTAATCCACGCGAAGCAGGACCGGCAGGCCCGAACGCGTGGCCGCCTGAAGCCGCGCCGTCATCTTGGCCGCATGGAAAGGCGCGACGCGCGGATCGGTCACGCCGGTCGTCAGAAGGACGGCGGGATAGGCCGTACCGTCCGTCACCGCCTGATAGCTGTCGATGCTCTTGAGCGCGCGGTAACCCGCCTCGTCCGAGATCGCGCCCCATTCGGGTTCTTCGCCATAGCCGTTCTGCTCGACCACATAGCGCAGCGGGTTGGACCAGCCGACCCCGTCGATGACCGCCGCAAAGAGATCCGGCCGTTCGGTCAGCGCGCGGCCGACCGTGATGCCGCCGGCGGAACGTCCGCCGATCGCAAGATGCGCCGGCGACGTGACGCGCTTGGCGCAAAGGTCTTCGCAAACGTCGATCAGATCGCGCCAGGTATTCGGCTTGTTGGCGAGTTGGCCCGCCTTGTGCCATTCGCGGCCGTACTCGCCGCCGCCGCGCACATTGGCATAGCCGACGACGAAGCCCTGATCCATCAGCGCGAACAGCCGCTGCTGGAAATTGGGCGTGTAGGCGGCCGCGCCATAGGAACCGTAAGCGGAAATGAAGGCCGGCGCACTGCCGTCGAGTTTCAGTCCCTTGCGGTAGATGAGGCTGTAGGGAATCTTCGTGCCGTCGCGTGCGGTGGCGAAAAACCGCTTGGCCTCATAGGCGCTGACATCGATGGCCGGCCGCGGCGTCAGTCCGGTATCGGCGACAAGGCCCGCCGGATCGACAGACCACACGCCGGTCGGCGTCAGCCAGCCCGAGAGCTGCAACAGGACGCCCGGATCGCGGGCATCCGCGTATACCGCGCCGAACGTGCCGTCGAAGGGGAGCGCGATCTCCGTCACCTTGCCGTCGGGGCCCAGTCGGCGAAGCCGGCTGATGCCGCCATCCATGATCTGCAGATAGAGGCCGTCCTTGGCGCGGTCGATGTCCTCGATCACCTGTTCACCCTGCGGCACCACCACCGTGGCGGCGGCGATGCCGGGTGCGGCAAGCGAGGTCCGCACGATCCGGCCGCGTGGCGTGTCCTTGTTGACCAGAAGATAGAGGTCGCCGCCGTCGATATCGGCCGCCGTGAC
This genomic interval carries:
- a CDS encoding PrsW family glutamic-type intramembrane protease; this translates as MTTQFLIEAPIALVPVLAFLGILLYFDSYRLISLGEMVQTIAAGFALAVAAYFINGYLIQHLKIDYGTYSHVCGPVVEELLKCAALVILFERNRIGFMIDATIMGFAVGTGFALFENIYFLQTLQDAAFGDWIIRGFGTAIMHGGATALFAILSQSLIERRGALGFAYFIPAFVAASAVHVTYNLFTGVPMLSTMVVLLCLPPIFLIIFSKSEYAVHQWLVHDYASHQQLLDDINSGRFTHSEAGRFILSLTRRFDQSVIDDIFEYLKLHTIIVLRTEAIALAREKNEKPQVPPEHREDLKRLDMLERKIGPTAMMALWPHLHFSRRELWELHEAGA
- a CDS encoding prolyl oligopeptidase family serine peptidase, which gives rise to MTTAIPPAPVARIAVVHDTYFGETLSDPYRWMENDKDPDWLPYLKAQNEHTRAILDRLPHRDELLTRIQELSGDIVLTGRVQRVGGRTFYQQRPLGADNYKLFVRENGRDRVLIDPTAMSAAGVGHYSLDWWRASPDGSHVVYGVSKDGSEDSLLHILVAADGSNLSETIANTQAATPQWLDDGSGFFYNQLTGAVDTPDRYLDSQARFHRLGTDPAGDPVLMKRGLVAEIAFEKIQAPYILTFHGADHALLILSDVRPESRMFVAPVADVLAGRATWTAVADFADEVTAADIDGGDLYLLVNKDTPRGRIVRTSLAAPGIAAATVVVPQGEQVIEDIDRAKDGLYLQIMDGGISRLRRLGPDGKVTEIALPFDGTFGAVYADARDPGVLLQLSGWLTPTGVWSVDPAGLVADTGLTPRPAIDVSAYEAKRFFATARDGTKIPYSLIYRKGLKLDGSAPAFISAYGSYGAAAYTPNFQQRLFALMDQGFVVGYANVRGGGEYGREWHKAGQLANKPNTWRDLIDVCEDLCAKRVTSPAHLAIGGRSAGGITVGRALTERPDLFAAVIDGVGWSNPLRYVVEQNGYGEEPEWGAISDEAGYRALKSIDSYQAVTDGTAYPAVLLTTGVTDPRVAPFHAAKMTARLQAATRSGLPVLLRVDYDAGHGIGSTRAQQDREAADTYAFLIWQTAGKGRAARA